Proteins from a genomic interval of Granulicella sp. L56:
- a CDS encoding M56 family metallopeptidase — translation MMPNGFWNESWTAAIFNHLWQSSLVILVAWLLTLVLRRNQARTRYWVWMAASLKLLLPFFLLTAMGGWFRPASVSTTESPQIPSAMIRMAHPLLWSMEGTDPVAGALPLSAAVASSSHHVGPSEFFILLWLCGLLFLLFRWSRGWWSIRTMLRGASRVSLPMDVPVLLTSHRIEPGIVGIVRPVLLLPEQLIERLSRAQLRSILAHESCHVRRRDNLTAAMHMVVEAIFWFHPAVWWIERRLIEERERACDEAVLQLGNEAEVYAESILNVCKFYTESPLACMSGVTGSDLKQRIFRIMAKQVALKLDLSRKLLLSAVGIMAVSVPVVFGLLHITEVRAQTAPADPASHIAATWQGILHANRDQRFVIKIIKGDGGALRATFYNIDGEPGGIPAISTTLNHSLLKVELPFATYQGTLSADGSAITGTWRQRQNSQPLNFARATNETEWTIPQPPTPLAPMAADVNPAFEVATIKPSGPDEHGPRYDFQGHRFSVIHASLNDLIKFSYGLQQSQIVKAEDWVNSESYDISAEPDGEGEPSIKQWQSMVKKLMADRFHLKFHLEKREQSVYVVTVVKTGPKLTRSESDPGASVGLGFGPGNFGATNATMADIADALGQGVLNRPVVDQTGLTGRYDLRLAWTPDGLATATENSNDLPDFFTATQEQLGLKLVSTKAPVDVLLIDHVERSSPN, via the coding sequence ATGATGCCCAACGGATTCTGGAACGAGAGTTGGACGGCCGCGATCTTCAATCATTTATGGCAATCCTCGCTGGTCATCCTGGTGGCGTGGCTGCTGACGCTGGTGTTGAGACGCAACCAGGCGCGAACACGCTACTGGGTATGGATGGCAGCGTCGCTGAAGCTTCTGCTTCCATTCTTTCTGCTGACTGCAATGGGTGGTTGGTTTCGGCCCGCCAGCGTATCCACGACAGAGAGCCCTCAAATCCCCAGCGCCATGATCAGGATGGCGCATCCTCTTTTGTGGAGCATGGAGGGAACTGACCCCGTTGCAGGTGCTCTGCCTTTGTCGGCTGCTGTCGCCTCATCTTCGCACCATGTTGGTCCTTCTGAGTTTTTTATTCTCTTGTGGCTGTGCGGATTGCTCTTCCTGCTCTTCCGCTGGTCGCGCGGTTGGTGGTCGATTCGCACGATGCTGCGGGGGGCATCTCGTGTGTCCCTGCCGATGGATGTGCCGGTGCTGTTGACCTCACACAGAATCGAACCTGGAATCGTCGGCATTGTCCGCCCCGTGCTGCTGTTGCCGGAGCAGCTTATAGAGCGGCTTTCGCGTGCGCAACTTCGTAGCATTCTGGCGCATGAGAGCTGCCATGTGCGGCGGCGCGACAATCTAACCGCTGCCATGCACATGGTGGTCGAAGCGATCTTCTGGTTTCATCCGGCGGTTTGGTGGATTGAGCGGCGCCTGATCGAAGAGCGTGAGCGGGCCTGCGATGAAGCCGTCCTACAGCTCGGCAATGAAGCGGAGGTCTATGCGGAGAGCATTCTCAATGTCTGCAAGTTTTATACCGAGTCTCCCCTCGCATGTATGTCCGGCGTTACGGGTTCGGATCTGAAGCAGCGCATTTTTCGAATCATGGCGAAGCAGGTTGCGCTCAAACTGGACTTGAGCCGGAAACTTCTACTCAGCGCCGTTGGGATCATGGCGGTCTCGGTCCCGGTGGTTTTCGGCTTACTGCATATTACGGAGGTCCGCGCGCAAACCGCACCTGCGGACCCAGCCAGTCATATCGCCGCAACATGGCAGGGAATATTGCACGCCAATCGGGACCAGCGCTTCGTGATCAAAATCATTAAGGGAGATGGTGGGGCCCTCCGGGCGACCTTTTACAACATTGATGGGGAGCCTGGGGGCATACCTGCTATTTCCACAACGCTTAATCATTCTTTGCTGAAAGTTGAACTTCCTTTTGCCACCTACCAAGGCACTTTGAGCGCCGACGGCAGCGCTATCACAGGGACGTGGAGGCAACGGCAGAATTCGCAGCCGCTCAATTTTGCGCGCGCCACGAACGAGACCGAGTGGACGATTCCTCAACCTCCTACGCCTTTAGCTCCCATGGCTGCGGACGTGAATCCAGCATTTGAAGTTGCCACCATCAAACCCAGCGGTCCCGATGAACACGGTCCGAGATACGACTTTCAGGGTCACCGTTTTTCAGTCATTCATGCTTCACTGAATGACCTCATCAAGTTCTCATATGGCCTTCAACAAAGTCAGATCGTGAAGGCGGAGGATTGGGTCAATTCAGAGAGCTACGATATCTCCGCTGAGCCGGATGGAGAAGGCGAGCCAAGCATCAAGCAGTGGCAATCGATGGTTAAAAAGTTGATGGCGGATCGGTTTCATCTCAAATTCCATCTCGAGAAACGAGAACAATCCGTGTACGTGGTCACAGTCGTCAAGACCGGTCCCAAACTCACGAGGAGTGAGAGTGATCCTGGCGCGTCTGTGGGGCTGGGATTCGGACCTGGAAACTTTGGCGCGACCAACGCAACGATGGCGGATATTGCCGACGCGCTGGGGCAGGGCGTTCTGAACCGACCGGTTGTGGATCAGACAGGACTTACTGGAAGGTATGATCTCCGGCTGGCGTGGACACCGGATGGGCTGGCGACAGCGACGGAAAATAGTAACGACCTACCGGATTTCTTCACTGCGACTCAGGAGCAGTTGGGATTGAAGCTGGTATCGACCAAAGCTCCTGTCGATGTTCTTCTGATCGACCACGTCGAAAGGTCTTCTCCAAATTAG
- a CDS encoding BlaI/MecI/CopY family transcriptional regulator: MSAPKLSKLEYQIMEVLWEKGEPSLREIQESFPEEQRPAYTTVQTMVYRMEAKGIVHRVRKVGNFHLFSAAITRDAAQRRLVDDLLALLGGGSQLLMSHLIKGGKLSLADVKEAEKMLRQLSSKEKRP, translated from the coding sequence TTGTCGGCACCTAAGTTGTCTAAGCTGGAGTATCAGATCATGGAGGTTCTCTGGGAGAAGGGAGAGCCGTCCCTCCGGGAGATTCAGGAGTCCTTCCCGGAAGAGCAGCGCCCCGCCTATACCACGGTTCAGACGATGGTTTACCGGATGGAGGCAAAGGGGATCGTGCACCGGGTGAGGAAGGTCGGCAACTTTCATCTTTTCTCCGCCGCGATTACGCGGGACGCGGCCCAGCGCCGTCTGGTTGACGATCTACTGGCGCTGTTGGGCGGGGGCTCGCAATTGTTGATGTCTCACCTGATCAAAGGCGGCAAGTTGTCTCTTGCGGACGTGAAAGAGGCCGAGAAGATGTTGCGCCAGCTTTCTTCGAAGGAGAAACGGCCATGA
- a CDS encoding c-type cytochrome, with translation MNQKNKLVFGAMCALLCGLCLSNPALGQNLPDGKGKAEFIHNCTACHRADMVTVAKKTKVEWRKSVDDMAARGTDGTPQDIDNAYLYLATYFATDKSAQATAAPSTSGAATPLSSSEIEQAKSLITQSECLACHQIQGQGGYTGPSLNGVGARRTPDQIRAAIVTPKPTLDPANDLVRLSTADGKTVTGRILSQDDHTVQVMDTSGKTATYSKSDLTLFTIIDTNPMPPYGGRIAGDDLDTLVRYLSSLPSTNEGAQK, from the coding sequence ATGAACCAGAAAAACAAATTAGTGTTCGGGGCGATGTGTGCCTTATTGTGCGGGCTTTGCCTCTCCAATCCAGCCTTAGGCCAGAACCTTCCCGACGGCAAAGGCAAAGCAGAGTTCATCCACAACTGCACCGCCTGTCATCGCGCCGACATGGTCACCGTTGCTAAAAAGACCAAGGTAGAGTGGAGAAAAAGTGTCGACGACATGGCCGCTCGCGGTACGGACGGCACCCCGCAGGATATAGACAACGCCTACCTCTACCTCGCCACCTATTTTGCAACCGATAAATCCGCCCAAGCTACTGCTGCACCGTCTACCTCGGGTGCAGCCACACCGCTCAGCTCCTCGGAGATCGAGCAAGCCAAGAGCCTGATTACCCAGAGCGAATGTCTCGCATGCCATCAGATACAAGGACAAGGTGGCTACACCGGACCATCATTGAACGGCGTAGGAGCGCGCCGCACGCCCGACCAGATCCGAGCGGCCATCGTCACTCCAAAGCCAACCCTCGACCCCGCCAACGACCTCGTTCGCCTGAGCACAGCCGATGGCAAAACAGTGACAGGCCGCATCCTGAGCCAGGACGACCACACCGTGCAGGTCATGGACACGTCAGGAAAAACCGCCACCTACTCCAAGTCGGACCTCACCCTGTTCACGATCATCGACACCAACCCCATGCCCCCCTACGGTGGAAGAATCGCCGGAGACGATCTGGACACCCTCGTACGCTACCTCAGTTCCCTTCCATCCACGAACGAGGGCGCCCAAAAGTAA
- a CDS encoding family 78 glycoside hydrolase catalytic domain has product MPHLAQRLAGTILIVIASCAASPAQSSSAPEMSWHAHWITAPGLPPFAPGIMHLQRTIALPAKPEHFIVRVSADNAFLLHVNGETAGRGPAKGDLAHWRFETIDLAPFLHSGSNILAATVWNYGEYKSAAQFTNRTAFLLEGTTPETESANTNQSWQTEIDHGMTIEPLTRPIAGNYYAAEPIEVINAKDFDAAWDAPITDPSHWAPAVPLDGAASRGARDADSNWQLVPDLLPQMEYTLQFGGKVLRTTGIASAPDFPDNAVTIPANTTASILIDNGVLTTGYPELSLSGGSAATIRLTYAEALYDAHGEKGNRNDITGKTIQGIYDDYTADGSPHRTFAPFVWRTWRYLQIDVHTGDQPLKLHHFSSIFSAFPFVHRAQFTSDDPDLTKIWNIGWRTARLDAHDTYMDTPYWERLQYVGDTRLQALISYSNAGDDRLARQAITAINDSRMPDGITLSRYPTSLFQSIPPFSLLWVGMVHDYALYRDDPAFVRQQLEGTRTVLAWFLQHQNPNGLIGKLPWWSFIDWTEDFKGGEPPQDANGDSAIITLHFVEALREAAELESAYGDPVLAQRYRQTAAKSVSAIETLCWNPQTHLYTDTPHGNHYSQHTNAMAVWLDVAPAAAQRGIMTHILDPANASTISPASYYYRFYLNRALQHAGMGDQYIKLLQPWRNMIALGLTTWAEQPEPTRSDSHAWSAHPNFDLLNIVAGIQPASLGFKTVLIEPHLGPLHTLTASYPHPKGPIQVQYTLINGSLHAVVHLPHELDGTFRWQDRSYPITEGTLDVIISGSKDKTP; this is encoded by the coding sequence ATGCCTCATCTTGCGCAGCGCCTCGCCGGGACCATCCTCATCGTCATCGCATCCTGCGCCGCCAGCCCGGCCCAAAGCTCCAGCGCTCCCGAGATGAGCTGGCACGCCCACTGGATCACCGCTCCCGGCCTTCCACCCTTCGCCCCCGGCATCATGCATCTCCAGCGAACCATCGCCCTCCCCGCCAAGCCCGAGCACTTCATCGTCCGCGTCAGCGCCGACAACGCCTTCCTCCTCCACGTCAACGGCGAGACCGCAGGCCGCGGCCCCGCCAAAGGCGACCTCGCCCACTGGCGCTTCGAGACCATCGACCTCGCGCCCTTCCTGCACTCCGGCAGCAATATCCTCGCCGCCACCGTCTGGAACTACGGCGAATACAAATCCGCCGCACAGTTCACCAACCGCACCGCCTTCCTGCTCGAAGGCACCACTCCCGAAACCGAGTCAGCCAACACCAACCAAAGCTGGCAGACCGAGATCGATCACGGCATGACCATCGAGCCGCTCACCAGGCCAATCGCTGGCAACTACTATGCCGCTGAACCCATCGAAGTGATCAACGCGAAAGACTTCGACGCCGCATGGGACGCGCCCATCACCGATCCTTCCCACTGGGCACCCGCCGTCCCACTCGACGGCGCGGCCTCACGCGGCGCGCGCGATGCCGACAGCAACTGGCAGCTCGTCCCCGACCTCCTCCCGCAGATGGAGTACACCCTACAGTTCGGCGGCAAAGTCCTCCGCACCACCGGCATCGCGTCCGCGCCAGACTTCCCCGACAACGCCGTCACCATCCCCGCCAACACCACCGCCAGCATCCTCATCGACAACGGCGTCCTCACCACCGGCTATCCCGAGCTGTCGCTCAGCGGAGGCAGCGCCGCCACCATCCGCCTCACCTACGCCGAAGCCCTCTACGACGCCCACGGCGAAAAGGGCAACCGCAACGACATCACCGGCAAAACCATCCAGGGCATCTACGACGACTACACCGCCGACGGCTCCCCCCACCGCACCTTCGCCCCCTTCGTCTGGCGCACCTGGCGCTATCTGCAGATCGACGTCCACACCGGCGACCAGCCGCTCAAACTTCACCACTTCAGCTCTATCTTCTCGGCCTTCCCCTTCGTCCATCGCGCCCAATTCACCAGCGATGATCCCGATCTCACCAAAATCTGGAACATCGGCTGGCGCACCGCCCGCCTCGACGCCCACGACACCTACATGGACACGCCCTACTGGGAGCGGCTCCAGTACGTCGGCGACACTCGCCTGCAGGCCCTCATCTCCTACTCCAACGCAGGCGACGACCGCCTCGCCCGCCAGGCCATCACCGCCATCAACGACTCGCGCATGCCCGACGGCATCACCCTTAGCCGCTACCCCACCTCCCTCTTCCAGTCCATCCCGCCTTTCTCGCTCCTGTGGGTCGGCATGGTCCATGACTACGCCCTCTACCGCGACGACCCCGCCTTCGTCCGCCAGCAGCTCGAAGGCACACGCACCGTCCTCGCCTGGTTCCTCCAGCACCAGAACCCCAACGGTCTCATCGGCAAACTTCCCTGGTGGTCCTTCATCGACTGGACCGAAGACTTCAAAGGCGGCGAGCCACCGCAGGACGCCAACGGCGATTCCGCCATCATTACTCTCCACTTCGTCGAAGCCCTCCGCGAAGCCGCCGAGCTTGAATCCGCCTATGGCGACCCTGTCCTCGCCCAGCGCTACCGCCAGACCGCAGCCAAATCCGTCAGCGCCATCGAAACCCTCTGCTGGAACCCACAAACCCATCTCTACACCGACACCCCACACGGCAACCACTACAGCCAGCACACCAACGCCATGGCCGTCTGGCTCGACGTTGCACCCGCCGCCGCCCAGCGCGGCATCATGACCCACATCCTTGACCCCGCCAACGCCTCAACCATCTCACCCGCGTCGTACTACTACCGCTTCTACCTCAACCGCGCTCTCCAGCACGCAGGCATGGGCGACCAATATATCAAGCTGCTACAACCGTGGCGCAACATGATCGCCCTCGGCCTCACTACCTGGGCCGAGCAGCCCGAGCCCACCCGCTCCGACTCCCACGCCTGGAGCGCCCACCCCAACTTCGACCTGCTCAACATCGTCGCCGGAATTCAGCCCGCCAGCCTCGGCTTCAAGACTGTCCTCATCGAACCCCACCTCGGCCCACTCCACACCCTCACCGCCAGCTACCCCCACCCCAAAGGCCCCATCCAGGTGCAATACACCCTTATCAACGGAAGCCTCCACGCTGTCGTCCACCTGCCGCACGAACTTGACGGCACCTTCCGCTGGCAAGACCGCTCCTATCCCATCACCGAAGGAACTCTCGACGTCATCATCTCCGGCAGCAAAGACAAAACGCCATAG
- a CDS encoding ABC transporter ATP-binding protein: protein MIRVQNLVKTFGDFTAVKNISFDVGQGEIFAFLGPNGAGKTTTIKMLTTLLRPTSGTIELDGLDPTVKTKEARQRFGIVFQDPSLDAEQTAYENMDLHGVLYHVPRKLRGERIERLLRTFELWERKDSYVKTFSGGMKRRLEIARGFLHTPAILFLDEPTLGLDPQSRNQLWTHVKALNESEKTTVFLTTHYMDEADRVAHRIAIMDHGSIIAVGTSAELKQQTSTETLEEAFLALTGSSLRDEGANSADGLRQMAKMWRR, encoded by the coding sequence ATGATTCGCGTTCAGAACCTGGTAAAGACCTTCGGCGACTTCACCGCCGTCAAAAACATCTCCTTCGACGTAGGCCAGGGCGAGATCTTCGCCTTCCTCGGCCCCAACGGCGCGGGCAAAACCACCACCATCAAGATGCTGACCACGCTGCTGCGCCCCACCAGCGGCACCATCGAGCTCGACGGCCTCGACCCGACCGTCAAGACCAAAGAGGCACGCCAGCGCTTCGGCATCGTCTTTCAGGACCCCAGCCTCGACGCCGAGCAGACCGCCTACGAGAACATGGACCTCCACGGCGTCCTCTACCACGTCCCGCGCAAGCTGCGCGGCGAACGCATCGAGCGTCTGCTCAGGACCTTCGAACTGTGGGAGCGCAAGGACAGCTACGTCAAGACCTTCTCCGGCGGCATGAAGCGTCGTCTCGAGATCGCCCGCGGCTTCCTGCACACGCCGGCCATCCTCTTCCTCGACGAGCCCACGCTCGGCCTCGACCCTCAGAGCCGCAATCAGCTCTGGACACACGTCAAGGCCCTCAACGAGAGCGAGAAGACCACCGTCTTCCTCACCACGCATTACATGGACGAGGCCGACCGCGTCGCTCATCGCATCGCCATCATGGACCACGGCAGCATCATCGCCGTAGGCACCTCGGCTGAGTTAAAACAGCAGACCAGCACCGAAACTCTCGAAGAGGCCTTCCTCGCGCTCACCGGCTCATCCCTGCGCGACGAAGGCGCCAACTCGGCCGATGGCCTGCGCCAAATGGCGAAGATGTGGAGGCGATAG
- a CDS encoding PQQ-dependent sugar dehydrogenase, whose protein sequence is MKHLAIAGLVLAMATSGASAQVNSGEQKPEATQPFNIVQVTTLSLPWRIAFLPDGRLLITEKTGGLQLVTQQGAKTPVTGTPAVTWRGQGGMLGVYVSPHYKKDHNVYLTYSEPGDGGSSLALARAKLKIDNGAASLDDLKVIWHDGERGEGGQFGGAVAFSSDGKYLFLSSGDRQRMTPAQDPNQPIGKILRLTLDGKPAPGNPMAGKTGAASVPVIDPPSDTEAAKTAPVIRTYTFPGPNLTPSETWASGIRTPYGLAFAPDGRLWELEHGPRGGDELNLIEPGKNYGWPLVSYGHNYNGVPVPSPDTHPELAKPVIYWVPVIAPGNLMFYKGSTFPGWNGSALASGLGSKSLTRITFDGKGGATAVERWDMDRRVRDIEEAPDGSLWMIEDAKPGGLFHLTPKSK, encoded by the coding sequence ATGAAGCATTTAGCAATCGCGGGGCTTGTCTTAGCCATGGCCACGAGCGGCGCATCCGCACAGGTTAATTCAGGCGAACAGAAGCCCGAGGCTACCCAGCCATTCAACATAGTTCAGGTAACGACGTTGAGCCTGCCCTGGCGAATCGCCTTCCTGCCCGACGGGCGATTGCTGATTACCGAGAAGACCGGCGGCTTGCAGCTCGTCACCCAGCAGGGAGCAAAGACCCCCGTTACCGGCACGCCCGCCGTTACCTGGAGAGGTCAGGGCGGAATGCTGGGCGTCTATGTCTCCCCTCACTACAAGAAAGACCACAACGTCTACCTCACCTATTCAGAGCCGGGCGACGGTGGTTCGAGCCTCGCACTCGCGCGCGCCAAACTGAAGATCGACAACGGCGCGGCAAGCCTCGACGACCTAAAGGTTATCTGGCACGACGGCGAACGAGGCGAGGGCGGACAGTTTGGCGGAGCGGTCGCCTTCTCTTCCGACGGCAAATACCTCTTCCTCTCCTCCGGAGATCGCCAGCGCATGACGCCAGCCCAGGACCCCAACCAGCCCATCGGCAAGATCCTGCGCCTGACGCTCGACGGCAAACCCGCCCCCGGCAATCCCATGGCAGGCAAGACAGGCGCAGCCAGTGTGCCCGTCATCGATCCGCCATCAGATACCGAAGCCGCCAAGACCGCCCCGGTCATAAGAACCTACACCTTCCCCGGTCCTAACCTCACTCCATCCGAGACCTGGGCCAGCGGAATCCGTACCCCCTATGGACTGGCCTTCGCACCCGACGGCCGCCTGTGGGAGCTTGAACATGGCCCACGCGGCGGCGATGAGCTGAACCTCATCGAGCCCGGCAAAAACTATGGCTGGCCGCTCGTCTCCTACGGACACAACTACAACGGCGTGCCCGTCCCCAGCCCCGACACGCATCCTGAGCTGGCCAAGCCCGTCATCTACTGGGTGCCCGTCATCGCTCCCGGCAACCTCATGTTCTACAAAGGCTCGACCTTCCCCGGATGGAACGGCTCGGCCCTCGCCAGCGGTCTGGGATCGAAGTCCCTCACCCGCATCACCTTCGACGGCAAAGGCGGAGCAACCGCAGTCGAACGGTGGGACATGGACCGCAGAGTCCGCGACATCGAGGAAGCTCCTGATGGCTCACTCTGGATGATCGAGGACGCCAAGCCGGGCGGCCTCTTCCACCTGACGCCGAAGTCGAAATAA
- a CDS encoding TetR/AcrR family transcriptional regulator: MARPRSVQAHRKVVEAAAELFAEHGIDATSMDAIAESSGVSKATIYKHWTDKDALCLEVLGYVHGLDEKPPIFDSGDFRTDLIDQLRYQPAANRKAMKDKIWPHLMAYSARNRAFGAAWRAKVLEPARIGLAATIKRGEKLGALRTGIDPEVGIALLLGPMMYRHIFAQRLGQNAPKDLEVHVADAFLTAFAKQSRKAQKPSTKPHF, translated from the coding sequence ATGGCACGACCCAGAAGCGTTCAGGCACACCGCAAAGTTGTAGAAGCAGCCGCTGAATTATTTGCCGAGCATGGCATCGATGCCACCAGCATGGATGCCATCGCCGAATCCTCCGGCGTAAGCAAAGCCACCATCTACAAGCACTGGACCGACAAGGACGCACTCTGCCTCGAAGTCCTCGGCTACGTCCACGGCCTCGACGAGAAGCCCCCCATCTTCGACTCAGGCGACTTTCGCACCGACCTCATCGACCAGCTACGCTACCAGCCCGCAGCCAACCGCAAAGCCATGAAGGACAAGATCTGGCCGCACCTCATGGCCTACAGCGCACGCAACCGAGCCTTCGGCGCAGCGTGGCGAGCGAAGGTGCTCGAACCGGCACGCATCGGCCTCGCCGCCACCATCAAGCGCGGCGAAAAGCTAGGCGCGCTAAGAACCGGCATCGATCCCGAAGTCGGCATCGCCCTCCTCCTCGGCCCCATGATGTACCGCCACATCTTCGCGCAACGTCTAGGCCAGAACGCCCCCAAAGACCTCGAAGTCCACGTAGCCGACGCCTTCCTCACCGCCTTCGCAAAGCAATCGCGCAAAGCTCAGAAGCCATCTACTAAACCTCATTTTTGA
- a CDS encoding ABC transporter permease, with product MGAIYILWLRELKRYVRSRVQIVVSLGQPCLYLLALGFGFGPVFKQAGHGSYLQFMAPGVVGMTVLFSSVFSGIAMLWDRQFGFLKETLVAPVSRLQIMVGRTLGGATVAIIQGTLILVICLIAGFRPESWTAIPFAFLFVILIAIVFAALGTGIGSVLQDMQGFQLVMNFLVLPIFFLSGALYPLSNLPTAMAIIVRIDPLTYGVDGLRGALVNVWQFSAMLDITVLAAIACVFLGGGAYLFSKIEA from the coding sequence ATGGGCGCAATATATATTCTCTGGCTGCGTGAATTAAAACGTTACGTGCGTTCGCGCGTGCAGATCGTCGTGTCGCTGGGCCAGCCCTGCCTTTACCTGCTGGCACTCGGCTTCGGCTTCGGCCCGGTCTTCAAACAGGCCGGCCACGGCAGTTATCTGCAGTTCATGGCCCCCGGCGTCGTCGGCATGACGGTACTCTTCAGCTCCGTCTTCTCCGGCATCGCCATGCTCTGGGACCGCCAGTTCGGCTTCCTCAAAGAGACGCTGGTCGCTCCGGTCTCGCGCCTCCAGATCATGGTCGGCCGCACCCTCGGCGGCGCGACCGTCGCCATCATTCAGGGCACGCTGATCCTCGTCATCTGCCTCATCGCAGGCTTCCGTCCCGAGTCATGGACGGCGATTCCCTTCGCCTTCCTCTTCGTCATCCTCATCGCAATCGTCTTCGCCGCGCTGGGCACAGGCATCGGCTCCGTCCTGCAAGACATGCAGGGCTTCCAGCTAGTCATGAACTTCCTTGTGCTCCCCATCTTCTTTCTCTCGGGAGCACTCTATCCTCTCTCCAACCTGCCGACCGCAATGGCAATCATCGTCCGCATCGATCCGCTGACCTACGGCGTCGACGGCTTGCGCGGCGCACTCGTCAACGTATGGCAGTTCAGCGCCATGCTCGATATCACCGTCCTAGCAGCGATAGCCTGTGTCTTCCTCGGCGGCGGTGCTTACCTGTTCTCCAAAATCGAAGCCTAG
- a CDS encoding acyltransferase, producing MNISASPTYKRHQGFDLLRVIAIYMVMQVHTGEFEYIAPNGTVLHTPGAWAVGWTNSLMRVCVPLFVMISGFFLFPVGDERKFFRKRFTRVLIPFVVWCVVYAFYYYAQGTASLHTTLLNIAKIPVNYGTEVGHLWFVYMLMAIYLIAPVFSPWIVSASRKSMELFLALWGMTLLLPFIHLFFSSVWGECYWNATPTLYYFSGFIGYAVLAAYIKRFWMAPSLRVDWLAIGMVVAGYAFTAAGFLHRLGYEHQVQSLELTWNFTTLNVAIMTAGLFLLFRNLRADHESSLVWRLIDDLSRLSYGMYLAHIIVLNAVHSLMAPFLENAFLRIPAIALTTFVITYLGVKLLSLLPGSKYIVG from the coding sequence TTGAATATCTCAGCTTCTCCCACCTATAAGCGGCATCAAGGCTTCGACCTCCTTCGAGTCATCGCGATTTACATGGTGATGCAGGTCCATACTGGCGAGTTCGAGTACATAGCGCCCAACGGGACCGTATTGCACACGCCGGGAGCCTGGGCCGTGGGATGGACAAACTCGCTCATGCGGGTCTGCGTGCCGCTTTTCGTCATGATTAGCGGATTTTTTCTCTTCCCCGTCGGGGATGAGCGCAAATTTTTTCGGAAACGCTTTACCCGCGTGTTGATTCCCTTCGTCGTCTGGTGTGTGGTCTACGCCTTCTATTACTACGCGCAAGGAACGGCCTCCCTTCATACCACTTTGCTCAACATCGCGAAGATTCCCGTAAATTACGGCACGGAAGTTGGCCATCTGTGGTTTGTTTACATGCTGATGGCGATCTACCTCATCGCACCTGTGTTCTCGCCGTGGATCGTTTCGGCCAGTCGGAAGAGCATGGAACTCTTCCTGGCGCTGTGGGGCATGACACTGTTGCTGCCCTTCATTCACCTCTTCTTCTCATCGGTATGGGGCGAGTGCTATTGGAATGCAACGCCTACTCTCTACTACTTCTCAGGCTTCATCGGCTATGCCGTACTCGCTGCTTATATCAAGCGATTCTGGATGGCGCCTTCGTTGCGTGTCGATTGGCTCGCCATCGGCATGGTGGTTGCGGGTTATGCCTTCACCGCAGCGGGATTTCTCCACAGACTCGGTTACGAGCACCAAGTACAGAGCCTCGAGTTGACGTGGAACTTCACCACGTTGAACGTTGCGATCATGACAGCGGGACTATTCCTGCTCTTCCGAAACCTTCGTGCAGACCACGAGAGCAGTCTCGTATGGCGGCTTATCGACGATCTTTCGCGTTTGAGCTATGGCATGTATCTGGCGCACATCATCGTACTCAACGCCGTTCACTCCCTCATGGCGCCGTTCCTTGAGAATGCGTTTCTGCGCATACCCGCGATCGCACTTACAACCTTCGTGATTACCTATCTCGGGGTCAAGTTGCTATCGCTGTTGCCGGGAAGCAAATATATCGTCGGATAA